CTACGGCAAATGCATTGCTCACGGCGTGTACCTCGACTGCATGATTTCCGGAATGCTGTCCGAGCTCGTCAGCGGCGGCATCGATGCAAAGTTGAGCATCAAATACACCGCCCCTGTCTTTGCCGGAGACACCATCACCGCGACCGGTACCGTCAAGGAAATCAAGGTGGACAGGAACAGGCTCTTCATTGACACGAAATGCGTCAATCAGAATGGCGACACTGTTGCTGTTGGCGATGCTGTCTGCCTTGCCCGGACTGACGACTAGATACGTCTAGCTGTTTATGCTGTGAAAATGGATGTATGAAAGGCACATACTCCGATTGTTTGGCAGGATGTGCCTTTCATTATCCATTTTTTTTGCAGTCAACAACGCACTGTAATTTGCTTGAGTCAAATTCCATGGCCAAGGAAAACTCCTGGGGCAAGGGATGAAGTCTGCTGACATCAAGCTGAAATAAAAATAGAGAGTTAAGGATAATAATATGGATATTATTGCTTGCATAAAAGTTGTCCCAGAGGAACAAGACATCGTGACTTTGCCCAATAATGAGCTTTCTTTCGACAAAGTCCAATGGAAAATCGGTCAGTATGATCTGAATGCCATGGAAGCAGGAAAGCAGCTGGCAAAGAAGACTGGTGGCAAGATGAAAGTTCTGACCATCGGTGGCGACGCCCTTTCCAAGACGAAAATTCGCAAGGACATCCTTTCCCGTGGTGCGGATGAGCTGAACATCGTTGTTACCGACAAGAAGCTGAGCGATTCCCTGATCACTGCCAAGGCGATTGCCGAAGCATTGAAGGAAATGGGTTCGTTCGACCTGCTTCTGTTCGGCACCGGTTCCTCCGACATCTATTCCCAGCAGACCGGCAATCAGGTCGGTGCGCTGCTCGATCTCCCGGTCCTGAATGAAGTCAATGCCATTGAAGAGTGCGAAGCCGGTCTCAAGGTGGAGCGGATGCTGGAAAACGAGGTGGAAATTCTCGAGCTGCCCGTGCCGGCCGTGCTTTCCGTGACTTCGGAAATCAATACCCCCACCATTCCCGGAATGAGGGACATCATGGCCGCTGGCAAAAAGCCGGTGAACGAGCTTTCCGCCGATATCTCCTCTATCTCCGAGTACAGCGAAGTCGTGAGCGATCTGGCTCCGGTTCAGCGGGACAGGCAACAGAAGATCGTCAAGGGCGAGCCCGAGGAAATGGTCGAAGCCCTCATCCAGTTCCTGAACAGCTAGAGGCTCGTCCTTCAAGCAGTTGCCATTCGCTGCTGTTCCGGCATTCCGAGGGGAACAGCACAGCGTGCTTCAGTGGAGCCGGTTTCAGCCGTTTCATACAGCTTGCCACGCTCGACTTGAAGAACCTCAAAAATCAAATGGAGATTTTTTTATGTCGTACACGAATATTTTCATAATTGCCGATACACAGTCGAGCCTCCAGGAACTCTCCTGCGGGGCTTCCAAATTGGGCTCGAAATTTTCCGTTGTCGTTTTCGATGAGCAGCTCCAGTCGGTTGCAGCATCCTATGGCCCGGAGAAGATCTATAATTTTCAGGGCCCCTGAATCCGGCATCATCGAAGACAATGCTCGCGTGATCGCCGATCTGCTGCAGGCGCAAGCTCCTGAGCTCGTCCTGCTGAGCAACTCCACGCGCGGAAGGCTGCTGGCGGGCAAGCTCGGTGCGTATCTCGACACCTGCGTCATCTCCGGCATTTCCGAGCTGAATGAGGAAACCACCAGGAGAATGGTCTACGGCGGAGCCGCATTCAGAACGCAGAAGCTGACTGCCAAAACCGCTGTCGTGACCTGCAGCGCCGGTATTTTCGAGGTCAGTGACGGACAGGCTTCCCCGGACGCTGCCGTCGAGACCATGAGCGCCGCCGATACCAGGATCAGGAAGGTCGAGACGCAGGCCAAGGAAGGCGTTTCCTCCAACATCGCCATGGCCAAAAAGGTCGTGGACATGGGCCGTGGCTTCAAGGAGGAAAAGGACGTCGAGATGTGCCGTGAACTGGCCAGCCTGCTTGGTGCGGAACTCGGTTGCTCCCGTCCTGTTGCGGAAAACAACGGATGGCTGCCGAAGTCCGTGTACATCGGTGTGACGGGCATCATCCTGAAACCCGAGCTGATCATCGCCCTGTGCGTATCCGGTCAGGTTCAGCACATGGTCGGCATCAACCAGGCAAAGAAGATCGTCGCGATCAACAAGGACGAGCGCGCTCCGATCTTCAATTCCTGCGATCTGGGACTTGTCGGAGACATCTACCAGATTCTCCCCCTGCTGATCGAGAAGCTGAAGTAAACGAATGAAATGCAGGTTTGGCCATGGAGGCAAGCGTGTCTCTCTCCATGGTCGAACCTGCTTGTCTCATGAATTTTGCAAATCGGATGCTACGAAACGTTAACAATGTGTTGGGTGGAATAATGAACACGCAAATTTGTCATGAAAGCATCAATGCACTGTGGGATGACTGCTTGCTGAAGGATGGAGACAAGGTATTCATCATTTATGAATCCAAAGACGGCCATACATCCCAATATACATACGGAGAACTGTACAGCAAGACTGTTCAGGCCAGCAATTTCTTTCTTGATTTGAACATCCGGAAGGGAGACAAGGTTGCTGTCCATATGCATAGCTCGCCGGAGTTTCTGATCATCTGGTTTGCCCTGCTGCGAATCGGTGCTGTCATGGTGCCACTCAACTGCAATTATACAAGCAGGGAATGCCGTTTTATCATCGACCAGTGCGACGTGAACTGTGTGCTGACGGAATCCGATTTCGTCCCCATTTACGATGATGAATTCTTTGCACCCCTGACCAGGATTCTCACCCGCTCGGACGAAGAAAAGGAAGGCTACCTCAATTTTCGGGAATGCATGGAAAAACAGCCGACCGAACTGAAGGAGAAGAGGGACGTCTTTTCCGATGATCCCGCGGAAATCCTGTTCACTTCGGGAACGACCTCAAATCCCAAAGGGGCAATTTTCAACCACTACAATCTCGTTTTTGCCGGAGAGTTCCATGCCGACCAGATGGGGTTGCAGCATGACGACAGGTTTTTCACGGTTTTCCCCTGTTTTCATATCGATTGGCAGGCGATAGCCATTTTGCCGACCATTACCCGGAAAGCGACGGTCATTGCGCAGGAACGCTACAGCGCGAGGGCCTTTTGGGCAAAGATTCGTCACCATCGGGCGACCATAATCGAATTGATTCCCATGATTGCCCGTACCACCATGCTTCAGCCGGAAGTCGCCGAAGAAAGGGACCATGACGTTCGGCTTGCGTATTTTTCCCTGTGCCTGTCCACGGAGGAAAAGGAAGCCTTTGAAAAACGTTTCAATGTGCGCCTGTTCAACTGCTACGGCATGACCGAGACCGTGGTCTGCAATGTCGCCGACTTCAAGACCGGAGAAGCCAAATGGCCGTCTGTGGGCAAAATCTACGATCCGTATCAGCTTCGGATTGTTGATGATGAGAATCGACCGGTTCCAGCGCATGAAATCGGAGAAATCTGCATCAGGGGAGAAAGAGGCAGGACGCTCATCCCCGGGTACTACAGGAATGAAGAGCAGACGAATCTGCTCTACGACGAAGATCTGTGGATGCACACCGGAGACAAGGGGTATCTTGATGACGAGGGCTGGCTGTATTTCGTCGACAGAAAAAACAACCTTATCAAGAGGTCCGGAGAGAACATCTCGGCCAGTGAGATCGAAAAGGTTCTGACTGCTCATGAGTTCATTGAAGAGGCTGCGGTTGTGGGCATTCCCGATCCGATCAGGGATCAGGCCGTTAAGGCTTTCGTCAAGTTCAATCCCGGAAAGGCTTTGAACACGCAGGAGTTGCAGGATTTCTGTGCTCAGCATTTGGCGAGTTTCAAGATTCCCTCCTTTTTTTCCGTTGTTGATGATTTCCCGCATACGTGTACCGGGAAGATCAGGAAGAATCTGGTGAGGGACTGGTAGGAGTTGATGAAACCCGATGCGTTGAATTCGTCCGCAAGGAACTTTGGGAAGTAGAGCCTATCCTGCTTTGCCCTGCCTTGCCTCTGGGGAAGGCCTCCTCCTTCCCCAGAGGCCCCAACGTAGTCCTGACCAGCCTGTCGACCGTGACAGGGACGTGGCATGATCGCTCGTCCCGCCGGCGCACGAAAACGGATTTCCCAGCTGTGCCATGATTGTTCATGGCGACCCGATCCCTGATTCGGGGACATCCTGCCCTGCGCGATATCCGCCCCGACACGTGGGGGATTTCCTTGACCTGAATCCTGCGGAAAGCGTTCAGGTGGTGGGGATGTCGTCACGTGGTGAACGCATACTTGAAGACGGAAAAAGGTGCTGTAGACGCCATGCAAACATCTCAGGACAGGTCGAAGCTCAAGCAGCGGCGTACCATTACGTATTTTGTTGAAGCGGCCAGAGAGATCGTCGAGCAGGAGGGCATTGCCGCTGTGACGATTCGCAGGGCCGCGCATCTTGCCGGATATGCCAGTGCAACGCTGTACAACTATTTCGACAGCTTGCCCCATCTGGTCTTTCTGGCAACCATGAGCTGTCTGGATGACTATCACGCCGCCTTGTCAGGCTATCTGGAAGGGTGTGACAATTCCCTTGAGGGGCATGTGGCTGTCTGCAAATGCTTTTCGGAGTTCGCATTTGCCCATCCCGAGGTGTATGAACTGATCTTTTTCACGCTCAGCCGTGAAAAAATCGAGGAATACACATATCAGTATTATGATCTGTTCCCGGGAAAAGTGGCGCGGGAATGGTCCGCTCCGTTCAACAAGGTGCTCAACATCAACAACATGTCTGCATGCAATCGCGATATGCTGACCTGTTGCGTGGAAGAAGGCTTTTTCACGGATGAGCGCGCTGCGGATTATCTCGATGTGAGTCTTCGGCTTTTCAAATCCATTCTGCAGGACGTGCGTAGCGGCAATCTAAACAAGGACACTGCTGTCGCCCTGATCATGAAGTATTTTTTCCAGCTCATGAGTCGTTACGTGCTGCCGGAAAAGCAGGGCCTGCTGGCAAGGGCCAGGAAACGCTGGGACCAGCCTTCCGCAGCAGGGTGAACCGGAGTCCGGCTTTCGATGTCCCCCTGTCCCCCGAACCATGTGTTGCATCCGTTTCGCATTCCGTTGCCGCCGTTGTCGCGGGCAGGCATGAATTTCGGCAATTCCGACGCCGATCATTGAAAGACGGCCCCTCAGGACGAAGGCCGACCAGAAGGGGGCTGGCCGGGAAGCCTGAGACATGTCAGGCGAAGCGTGTCCGTCATCATGATGGGGGCGTCATGCGCTTTCGGGCCGAGAAAATCGCGTAGGGATTTGCGTTTGTCTTCATCGGGCGGGTGGTTGTAATACGTGAAGGCATAGTTGGCAGCATCGGCAAAATTCGTGAACATCCAGTGAGTTGTGAAGACCTCTCTTGAAATTGTTTCAAGGGGACACCGGGCAAGCGCGTCTTCCACGGCCATGAGCCGGTGATCCTCGTTTTCGAATATCCCGCAGAACCTTTGAATTTCACTTTCCATTGCCGGTTCAAGGACGAGGATCAGTCCGTCACGGGTCATGGTTCGTCGTGCCTCGACAAGGGCCGCAAGGCAGTCCGGGTGGTGATGGAGCGACAAGGTGAAGAGGACGATGTCGAAGCAGCCGGATGCCAATGGCAGGTTCATGCCCGAACCGCAAATGAAGAAGGCGTCGGGAACCGTTTCAGCCCCTTTGCATATCGCGTCAAAGTCCGGCTCGATGCCGACAGCGAATCGTGCGTTGTCCACATAGCTTCTGGTGACCGCGCCTGCGCCGCACCCGATCTCGAGTATTCTTTTCCCCTTGAAATCAGATCGGTTGAAAAGATTCCTGCGGATGTCATTGTGGCAATCCCTGATCATTGAGAAATCGTACAGGAATATCGGGAGAAGTACAAAAGGCCTCTGTGAGGCCATTGGGAAGGTGTGGATTGTCCGATCGGCTTGAACCCCACGGGAAAGGAGGCAGACCTTGTGGGATGTACCGCAGCGGTTCCTGTTCTCGGGCCTCCGTGTCCTTACGGGGGCTGGCCTTGAATCGGAACAGCACGCCCAATGCCCCTTGAATCCGTTTCCGCTGTCAGCCCGGAGCACTGTCCGTGGCACGGCGTACAGCCTGTCGCTCAGGGGCGTGCGAACTTCCCGGTCGACAGAAGCCTTTGTGCCTCTGGAATTCTTCCCATCCCGCTTCTTCTGAGATTTGTCCCATATTTCGTGACTTGTGTCGGATCGTCGTGCCATAAGGGAACTACGACTCTTTTTCCTGTGCAAAGGAGGAGAGCATAATCTCAGCAAGGCAGGAAGCAGCATGAGCGACGAAAGAAAGTGCCCGGTGACTGGACAGCCCGGTCGCCAGATCGCCGGTGGCGGGACATCGAATCGGGATTGGTGGCCGAATCAGTTGAATCTGGACATTCTGCACCAGCAGTCTTCCAAAACGAATCCCATGGGAGAGGAATTCAAGTATGCCGTCGAATTCGGGAAGCTCGACCTTGAGGCCCTGAAACAGGACCTGTTCGATCTCATGACCGATTCGCAGGAATGGTGGCCTGCGGACTACGGACATTACGGTCCTCTGTTCATCCGCATGGCGTGGCACAGCGCGGGCACGTATCGCGTTGGTGACGGACGCGGCGGGGCCGGGTCCGGGAGTCAGCGGCTGGCTCCGCTCAACAGTTGGCCGGACAACGTCAATCTGGACAAGGCGCGCAGGCTGCTCTGGCCGATCAAGCAGAAGTACGGTCGGAAAATCTCGTGGGCCGATCTTCTGGTGCTGGCCGGGACCTGTGCCATCGAGTCCATGGGATTGAAGCCGTTCGGCTTTGCCGGCGGGCGCGAGGATGTCTGGGAACCGGAAAAGGATATCTACTGGGGCTCCGAGGATACCTGGCTCGGCGACGAACGCTACAAGGGGGAACGGGAATTGGACAACCCGCTTGCCGCCGTGCAGATGGGGCTGATCTACGTGAATCCCGAGGGGCCGAACGGCAATCCCGATCCCGTGGCGTCGGGGCGCGACGTGCGCGAAACCTTTGCCCGCATGGCCATGAATGACGAGGAGACCGTGGCGCTCGTGGCTGGCGGACATACGTTCGGCAAATGCCACGGTGCTGGCGATGCCGCGCATGTCGGCCCGGAACCGGAAGCTGCTGCGCTTGAGGAGCAGGGGCTCGGCTGGAAGAGCAGCTTCGGCAGCGGCAAGGGCGGCGATACCATCGGCAGTGGCATCGAGGGCGCATGGAAGCCTCGTCCGACCACGTGGGACATGGGCTATCTCAAGGTGCTTTTCAAGTACGAGTGGGAGCTGGTGAAGAGCCCGGCCGGGGCCAATCAGTGGCTGGCCATGGATGTGGAAGAGGAAGACATGGTCGTGGATGCGCACGATCCGTCCAGACGGCACAGGCCCATGATGACCACGGCGGACCTGTCCCTGCGATACGATTCCGTTTATGAACCGATAGCCCGGCGTTTTCTCGAGAATCCCGATGAATTTGCGGATGCCTTTGCCCGGGCATGGTTCAAGCTGACCCATCGCGACATGGGGCCGCGTTCCCGTTATCTGGGCAAACTGGTCCCGGTCGAGGAACTTATCTGGCAGGACCCGTTGCCCGCAGTGGACCATGCGCTGATTGACGAAAAGGATGTGGTCGGACTCAAGGTCCGAATTCTTGCATCCGGACTGTCGGTTGCCGATCTGGTTTCCACGGCATGGGCGTCCGCATCCACGTTTCGCGGTTCGGACAAGCGGGGCGGCGCCAATGGTGCGCGCATCCGGCTTGCCCCGCAAAAGGATTGGGACGTGAACGAACCCGCCCGGCTTGAGACCGTGCTCAGGAAATTCGAAGTGCTGCAGGCGGAGTTCAACAACGCGCAGGCAGACGGGAAAAGGGTTTCCCTGGCCGATCTGATCGTGCTTGGCGGATGTGCCGCAGTGGAAGATGCGGCGAAAAGGGCGGGATTCGACGTGACCGTGCCGTTTGCGCCCGGGCGAACCGATGCGTTGCAGGAGCAGACCGACGTGGAGTCCTTTGCCGTGCTGGAACCGGCTGCGGACGGATTCCGCAATTATCTGAAGAGACCGTTTTCGGTCTCGGCCGAGGAACTCATGGTGGATCGGGCGCAGCTTCTGACCCTGACGGCGCCGGAAATGACGGTGCTGGTCGGTGGCATGCGCGTGCTGAACGCCAATTTTGGCCAGTCGGAACTCGGCGTGTTTACGGATCGGCCCGGAACGCTTTCCAATGATTTCTTCGTGAACCTGCTCGACATGGGCACGGAGTGGCGCCCTGTGCCGGGCAATGAAAATCGGTTTGAAGGGCGTGACCGGGCAACCGGGCGGCTTCGTTGGACCGGGTCACGGATCGATCTTGTGTTCGGCTCCAATTCGCAGCTGCGCGCTGTTGCCGAGGTTTATGCCTGCTCGGATTCGCACGGCAAGTTCGTGAACGACTTCGTGGCGGCCTGGGCCAAAGTCATGCATCTGGACAGATTCGATTCTGCCTGACGGCAGGCGGCTTGCGCACAATGAAAAACGCCCATCTCCGTAACGGAGATGGGCGTTGATGTGCCTTGTTCAGGACTTGGGGCGAAAGCTACCAGCGGGGGCGGCGCTCTTCGCGGGGGCGGGCTTCGTTGACCTTGAGGTTGCGGCCGCCGAGCTCCTTGCCGTCCAGGTTGGAAATGGCTTCGCGAGCGCCGGCATCGTCCATCTCGACAAAACCGAAACCGCGGGGGCGACCGGTTTCGCGGTCCTCGATGAGCTTGACGGAAGTGACTTCACCAAAAGCTTCAAAAGCAGCGCGCACTTCGTCTTCAGTAGTGGACCAGGACAAATTGCCGACATAAAGATTCTTGGACATTCAAAATACTCCTAAAAAATGTGAGAAATAGCGCCCGTGCACTAAACAAAAAGGACGTCGTGCATAAGATACGTGCAAGACGTCCTGATATACATGTTTTCATTTCAACCAGCACTGGCCACATTCTGACCGCGCCTTCACGGGTGCCGCTGGTGATGCGCTACTAGTCCACTAATGTTGTTTGGAAGTCAATATCTATTTTCAGAAAAAATGATTTTTTTGAGATGTGTTTTCAGAAAAGTACGTATTTTCAGTCTGTTGACTGATAAACTTTTTGCGGGCTCGCGTCGGGAAGTGGTGTTGCCCGACCCGGAAACCGTGTGGGAATGTCTTGCGGAAGCTGTCCGGTGAGTGTAATTCGCCGCAAGGTCAAGGACGAATGTCTCTGAAGCGTCAAGAGAATCGAAACCCTTTTTCAGGACCATTGGGGAAGATGTTGAAATGGTGAAACGGATAGTGGCTTTTGGTGACAGTTTTTCGGACAACGGCTTTTCAAATGGGTGTGGATACAACCGGCTGAGCAATGGCAAGGTGTGGGTGGAGCATCTGGCGGACATGCTGGGCGTGGAGCTCGAGGACCGGGCCTGGTGCGGAGCGCAAAGCGGTCTGGGCAATGCCTCCGGACCGAAGGACTGGTCGGGCCTGAACTGGCAGGTGCAAAATTTCAAGCCGCAGGGGGAGCTGGGAGACACCTTGTGCACCGTGCTGATCGGCATCAACGACATCTACGACGGCAGCGGCAGCACGGAAAACGTGGTGGAAAACAGCGTCATTGCACTGGAGCGGCTCGTGGACAAGGGCGTGCGCCATCTGCTCGTATCCAATGTGCCGAACATTACCCATGCACCTGCCTATGCTGGAGAATATGCGGCATGCAGGGAGATCGTCCTGAAAAAGGTGCATGACATCAACGCGCTTCTGGAACCTGCGCTGTTCGCTTCCGACGGGTTTGCCCATCGTCATCCCGAAGTGACGCTGCATCGCGTCAAGGCGTGGGACGTCTTTGAATGCGCAGTGGAGCAGGGGCGTTTCACCAGATTGTCCGAGCCGTGGAACGGCACCTATGCCTTTCCCGAGGCGGACGGGTACATGTGGTGGGACGACTGGCATCCCATGACGGCCATGCATCGGATTTTTGCGCAGGCCGCGCTGGAGGAGCTTGGGCGCGAGTCGGGCAGATAGGTTTCGGTGAGGCGCGGGGCGGCTCAGGCTGTCTCGGGGCCGAACGGGGCGATGATCCTGTCCAGCACGCCTTGCAGTTTGGAAATGGCTACCCCGTAATTCGTCACCGGGACGCCGCGTCGTCCGCATTCCCGGATGCGGCGCAGCATTTCCGTCCGATTGAGCATGCAGGCTCCGCAGTGGACCACCAGCTTGAACCGTTCCAGATCGTCCGGGAAGTCATGGCCTGAATACAGCTCGAATTGCAGGTCCCTGCCCGTGTATCGAGTCATCCACCGGGGAATTCTGACCCTGCCGATATCGTCGTCCATGGCGTGATGCGAACAGGCCTCGCCAATGAGCACGGCGTCGCCGTCCGCAAGCGAATCAATGGCTTCGGCGCCGCGTATCAGGCCGGGCAGGTCGCCCTTGTACCGGGCGAACAGTGTGGAAAACGTGGTCAGGGGAATGTCCCGGGGCACGATTTCCGCCACTTCGCGCACGACCTGGGAATCCGTGACAACCAGCGCGGGCTTGCGGTTCAGTCCGGCCAGCACCTTGTCCAGTTCATGCTCCTTTGCCGTGACCGCAAAGGCATTCCGGTCCAGTATGTCCCGCAGCACCTGAACCTGCGGCAGGATCAGTCTGCCCTTGGGCGCCGAGGCATCGATGGGCACCACGCATACGACCCAGTCCCCCTTGTCGAAGAGGTCGCGGACAAGAATCTGCTCCCCGGAGGACTCCGGCGGAGCCGCATCCATGATCGCCTGCTTCAGGGCGTCCACATTGTTCCCGGTCAGGGCCGAGACCGGGATGCAGGGAATGTCGCGTTTCCGGAAGAATTCCAGTTCCCGGGCCGTGGGGCCGCGCAGATCGCTCTTGTTGAATGCCGCGACCATGCGAATGCCCAGTTCCCCGGCCTGATTCAGGATGCGTTGGTCCTGTACCTCGAAACCGGCCTCGCCCATCACGATCACCACGACATCGGTTCTTGCGAGTATCTTCCGCGTTGCCTTGACGCGCAGTTCGCCCAGTTTCCCGGCATCGTCCAGCCCGGCGGTGTCGTAGAACGTCACCGGACCGAGCGGAAGCAGTTCGTAGTGCCTGGCCACCGGGTCCGTCGTGGTGCCCGGCATGTCCGAGACTATCGCGGTTTCCTGTCCGGTCAGGGCGTTAATCAGCGAGGATTTGCCCGCATTCCGCCGCCCGGCAAGGGTGATGACCAGCCTGATCCCTCTGGGCGCTTTGTCCGACATGGTTGCTCCTGGGTGAAAATCCCTTTGCGGGTGACGGGACGAATCCGGCCGAAAGGATGGTTTGTTTCGCGTTTTCCAGCGCATCATTCTGTTGAAGGTCTTCGGGCGTCAGCACGGGAGTGAGCACGTTGCATCCCCGGTGCAGGGCCTGTGCCCGGCTGCCCGGAGCCAGAGTCTCCAATGCGGATGCGGCCGGAATGTTCGACTGGGGATTGAGGATGCGCAGCAGGGCGGTCATTCTGTGGGAAAGCTTGACCGAGCCGGGACGCTGTCTGCCGAGCGGCGTGTCCCGATCCGGCACGAACGGCCCTACTGCAATGATGTCGAGGTCCAGCTCGGTGAGAAAGAGGATGTCGCGCAATGCGTCCAGCGGACCTGTTTCGGGCAGGTCCGCAATCACGCCGGACCCGATTTCATAGCCCATGCCGTGAAGCCGTTCCACCCTGTGCAGCCGGGCCGCGAAATCCTCTCCGTGGTGAATGCGCTTGAAGCGGCGCGGGTCCGATGTCTCCAGCTTCACAATGCAGCGATCCGCACCATTGTCCCGCCACAGCCGGTATTCCTCCAGCCCCCTGTCCCCGAGGGAAAGGGTCACGGCCACATCGTGTCGATCCTTGATTCGGCGGACAAGCGCGGCCACAGAGGCGGCATCGCAGCCCGTGTCCTTCCCGGACCTGAGCACCACGGTCTCGGCTCCTCCGGCAACGGCCCGGTCCACGGAATCCATGATCGTGTCGGGCGTCATGCGGTAGCGCCACAGGGCGCTGTTCGGGGCACGCAGGCCGCAATAGCCGCATTCCCCGTCGCATATGTTGGAGAAGTCCACGATGGCCCGGATGGCAACCTTGTTGCCAAAGCCATCCTGCCTGATCCGGTCCGCGCGGGTGAACAGCGCCGAGTCGTTGGCTCCCATAAGGGAGGCGAGAATGTCGTGTTTCGTCATGAGATTCTTGCCTGCCGGGCCACCCCGGCCTGTTTCGTGGTGTGCTGGCGTTTTTTCAGACCAGAAGGGACTTGACCCGTACGCCGTCGAGCATGCCGAGCTTGCCGGTGAGTGCGCCGACTTCGTCCGTGGTGGCTTCGATGATCAGGTCGATGATGTTCACGCCCCGTTCCTTGAAGGGCAGCCCCATCCTGCCGACGATCATGTCGCTGTGATCGCTGAGGATGGAATTCACGGTATTGGCCGCCTTGTTCCTGTCCTTGATGATGATGCCGATGATGCCGAGTCGTTTTTCCACGCGCCTGTCCTTTCTTTTCGGAATGGTGCCGAAAAAGGCGTTGCAGCCTTGATGTCCGGTCTTTCAGTGAGGTGGAGGGAGCTTCCGGGTGTCGATCCTGCCTGCAAAAGGGGAGGGCCCAGATGGCTCCACCCTGGGGTTCAGGCCAACCCTTCCCGCAGGCAGAATTTCTCCGGTAGGAGGTGTTCCGGGGGCAAGTATTACGGGAATTCGTAATACGAGTCAAGGAATGGTTGTACAAAATGGATAACTTTTTAAAAATAGTATTACGAAAAACGTGTGGTAAGAGATGGCCATGGAGCCGGGAAAAAGGGGGCTTTCTGCTGGATCGGATGTGGTCGGAAAATGTCGCCCTTGGATCAGATGGGTCCTCGCCGCAGGAGACAGGGGTGCTGTTAGAGGTTGAACTTGAATCCCTTGTCCTTGAGGGCAGCCACCCTGGCACTGCGATCAACGTAATGCGTGTGCAGCAGGTGGTGGGACATGTGGCCGCAGGGGCCTTCATGCAGGAAGCCGTCCTTGTGATCGTATATCTTCTTGATCATGGGATTGTCCTGGGACTTCCTGTACTTGTATATTCCGGAATTCGCGTCGGCGTCGTACACGGACTTCTGGCGCTGGGCCACGAAGTTCATGACGTCGGCAGCGGCGGTCCTGACCGTGTTCAGTCCGAGTACGGCAT
Above is a window of Pseudodesulfovibrio tunisiensis DNA encoding:
- a CDS encoding MaoC family dehydratase — protein: MSEKLGKTIEEFKVNDTASITKDITAEKLAAFADVIDDHDPIHTDPEYAKTTIYGKCIAHGVYLDCMISGMLSELVSGGIDAKLSIKYTAPVFAGDTITATGTVKEIKVDRNRLFIDTKCVNQNGDTVAVGDAVCLARTDD
- the fixA gene encoding putative electron transfer flavoprotein FixA, whose protein sequence is MDIIACIKVVPEEQDIVTLPNNELSFDKVQWKIGQYDLNAMEAGKQLAKKTGGKMKVLTIGGDALSKTKIRKDILSRGADELNIVVTDKKLSDSLITAKAIAEALKEMGSFDLLLFGTGSSDIYSQQTGNQVGALLDLPVLNEVNAIEECEAGLKVERMLENEVEILELPVPAVLSVTSEINTPTIPGMRDIMAAGKKPVNELSADISSISEYSEVVSDLAPVQRDRQQKIVKGEPEEMVEALIQFLNS
- a CDS encoding electron transfer flavoprotein subunit alpha/FixB family protein produces the protein MARRRSIIFRAPESGIIEDNARVIADLLQAQAPELVLLSNSTRGRLLAGKLGAYLDTCVISGISELNEETTRRMVYGGAAFRTQKLTAKTAVVTCSAGIFEVSDGQASPDAAVETMSAADTRIRKVETQAKEGVSSNIAMAKKVVDMGRGFKEEKDVEMCRELASLLGAELGCSRPVAENNGWLPKSVYIGVTGIILKPELIIALCVSGQVQHMVGINQAKKIVAINKDERAPIFNSCDLGLVGDIYQILPLLIEKLK
- a CDS encoding AMP-binding protein gives rise to the protein MNTQICHESINALWDDCLLKDGDKVFIIYESKDGHTSQYTYGELYSKTVQASNFFLDLNIRKGDKVAVHMHSSPEFLIIWFALLRIGAVMVPLNCNYTSRECRFIIDQCDVNCVLTESDFVPIYDDEFFAPLTRILTRSDEEKEGYLNFRECMEKQPTELKEKRDVFSDDPAEILFTSGTTSNPKGAIFNHYNLVFAGEFHADQMGLQHDDRFFTVFPCFHIDWQAIAILPTITRKATVIAQERYSARAFWAKIRHHRATIIELIPMIARTTMLQPEVAEERDHDVRLAYFSLCLSTEEKEAFEKRFNVRLFNCYGMTETVVCNVADFKTGEAKWPSVGKIYDPYQLRIVDDENRPVPAHEIGEICIRGERGRTLIPGYYRNEEQTNLLYDEDLWMHTGDKGYLDDEGWLYFVDRKNNLIKRSGENISASEIEKVLTAHEFIEEAAVVGIPDPIRDQAVKAFVKFNPGKALNTQELQDFCAQHLASFKIPSFFSVVDDFPHTCTGKIRKNLVRDW
- a CDS encoding TetR/AcrR family transcriptional regulator, with amino-acid sequence MQTSQDRSKLKQRRTITYFVEAAREIVEQEGIAAVTIRRAAHLAGYASATLYNYFDSLPHLVFLATMSCLDDYHAALSGYLEGCDNSLEGHVAVCKCFSEFAFAHPEVYELIFFTLSREKIEEYTYQYYDLFPGKVAREWSAPFNKVLNINNMSACNRDMLTCCVEEGFFTDERAADYLDVSLRLFKSILQDVRSGNLNKDTAVALIMKYFFQLMSRYVLPEKQGLLARARKRWDQPSAAG
- a CDS encoding class I SAM-dependent methyltransferase, with the protein product MIRDCHNDIRRNLFNRSDFKGKRILEIGCGAGAVTRSYVDNARFAVGIEPDFDAICKGAETVPDAFFICGSGMNLPLASGCFDIVLFTLSLHHHPDCLAALVEARRTMTRDGLILVLEPAMESEIQRFCGIFENEDHRLMAVEDALARCPLETISREVFTTHWMFTNFADAANYAFTYYNHPPDEDKRKSLRDFLGPKAHDAPIMMTDTLRLTCLRLPGQPPSGRPSS
- the katG gene encoding catalase/peroxidase HPI — translated: MSDERKCPVTGQPGRQIAGGGTSNRDWWPNQLNLDILHQQSSKTNPMGEEFKYAVEFGKLDLEALKQDLFDLMTDSQEWWPADYGHYGPLFIRMAWHSAGTYRVGDGRGGAGSGSQRLAPLNSWPDNVNLDKARRLLWPIKQKYGRKISWADLLVLAGTCAIESMGLKPFGFAGGREDVWEPEKDIYWGSEDTWLGDERYKGERELDNPLAAVQMGLIYVNPEGPNGNPDPVASGRDVRETFARMAMNDEETVALVAGGHTFGKCHGAGDAAHVGPEPEAAALEEQGLGWKSSFGSGKGGDTIGSGIEGAWKPRPTTWDMGYLKVLFKYEWELVKSPAGANQWLAMDVEEEDMVVDAHDPSRRHRPMMTTADLSLRYDSVYEPIARRFLENPDEFADAFARAWFKLTHRDMGPRSRYLGKLVPVEELIWQDPLPAVDHALIDEKDVVGLKVRILASGLSVADLVSTAWASASTFRGSDKRGGANGARIRLAPQKDWDVNEPARLETVLRKFEVLQAEFNNAQADGKRVSLADLIVLGGCAAVEDAAKRAGFDVTVPFAPGRTDALQEQTDVESFAVLEPAADGFRNYLKRPFSVSAEELMVDRAQLLTLTAPEMTVLVGGMRVLNANFGQSELGVFTDRPGTLSNDFFVNLLDMGTEWRPVPGNENRFEGRDRATGRLRWTGSRIDLVFGSNSQLRAVAEVYACSDSHGKFVNDFVAAWAKVMHLDRFDSA